A genomic stretch from Rhabdothermincola salaria includes:
- the tmk gene encoding dTMP kinase, whose protein sequence is MTAPVEGRFIAFEGGEACGKSTQARLLADALGAVLTREPGGTAIGAQLRALMLSPDTHALDDRAEALLMAADRAQHVAEVVRPALAAGRHVVTDRYAGSSVAYQGYGRGLPPDEVQSLSQWATAGCWPDLVVVLVVPPSVSVLRLGGEHDRMEAAGDEFHARVLDGFLRQAEARPDRWVVLDGDRPVDEVHHAVRAVVRERLQLLP, encoded by the coding sequence GTGACCGCCCCCGTGGAGGGTCGCTTCATCGCCTTCGAGGGCGGCGAGGCCTGCGGCAAGAGCACCCAGGCCCGCCTTCTCGCCGACGCGCTGGGGGCGGTGCTCACCCGTGAGCCCGGCGGCACCGCCATCGGCGCCCAGCTGAGGGCGCTGATGCTGTCACCCGACACCCACGCTCTCGACGACCGGGCCGAGGCGTTGCTCATGGCCGCCGACCGGGCCCAGCACGTGGCCGAGGTCGTGCGCCCGGCGCTGGCCGCCGGCCGCCACGTGGTCACCGACCGCTACGCGGGCTCGTCCGTCGCCTACCAGGGCTATGGGCGGGGGCTGCCTCCCGACGAGGTCCAGTCGCTCTCGCAGTGGGCCACTGCGGGGTGCTGGCCCGACCTCGTGGTCGTGCTGGTCGTGCCCCCGTCGGTGTCCGTTCTGCGCCTCGGCGGCGAGCACGATCGGATGGAGGCCGCCGGCGACGAGTTCCACGCCCGGGTCCTCGACGGCTTCCTGCGCCAGGCCGAGGCCCGGCCCGACCGTTGGGTGGTCCTCGACGGCGACCGGCCCGTCGACGAGGTCCACCACGCCGTGCGGGCCGTCGTGCGCGAGCGGCTACAACTGCTCCCATGA
- a CDS encoding AAA family ATPase, whose amino-acid sequence MTSLSEQPVLSAEAEGVDLWADVVGQDATVAELRAAVDAPVHAYLLVGPRGSGKRALAAAFAAALLSRDRVGPDAARHARLALAEAHPDLTVIERKGASISVEQADEIIAAAWRASVEGGPKVLVLDEFHLVTSAGPKLLKSIEEPPAGTVFVVLAEQLTADLVTIASRCVRIDVPAVDDAAVAERLVAEGVDPERAADAAAAAVGDLRRARLLATDDRVALRRRAWHAVPDRLDGTGGRAVEAADELLAMITDAMAPLAEAQAAELAELEERVKARGERGSGRADLVARHKREERRYRTDEIRAGLTELARRYRDELTVAARPQASLAAIDAVTELADELVRNPNERLQLVALFVRLSNLDTR is encoded by the coding sequence ATGACGTCGTTGTCCGAGCAGCCCGTGCTGAGCGCCGAGGCCGAGGGGGTCGACCTGTGGGCCGACGTCGTCGGCCAGGACGCGACCGTGGCCGAGCTGCGGGCCGCGGTCGACGCCCCGGTGCACGCCTACCTGCTGGTGGGGCCCCGAGGCAGCGGCAAGCGGGCCCTGGCGGCCGCCTTCGCCGCCGCGCTGCTCTCACGCGACCGGGTGGGCCCGGACGCGGCCCGCCACGCCCGCCTGGCCCTGGCCGAGGCCCACCCCGACCTCACCGTGATCGAACGCAAGGGCGCCTCGATCTCGGTGGAGCAGGCCGACGAGATCATCGCCGCCGCCTGGCGGGCTTCGGTCGAGGGCGGACCCAAGGTCCTGGTCCTCGACGAGTTCCACCTCGTCACGTCAGCCGGTCCCAAGCTGCTCAAGTCGATCGAGGAACCGCCGGCGGGCACGGTCTTCGTGGTGCTGGCCGAGCAGCTCACCGCCGACCTCGTCACCATCGCCAGCCGCTGCGTGCGAATCGACGTTCCGGCCGTGGACGACGCCGCCGTGGCCGAGCGGCTGGTGGCCGAGGGCGTCGACCCCGAGCGCGCCGCCGATGCGGCCGCCGCCGCGGTGGGCGATCTGCGCCGGGCCCGGCTGTTGGCCACCGACGACCGCGTGGCGCTGCGCCGCCGCGCCTGGCACGCCGTGCCCGACCGCCTCGACGGCACCGGTGGTCGGGCGGTGGAGGCGGCCGACGAGCTGCTGGCCATGATCACCGACGCCATGGCCCCTCTGGCCGAGGCTCAGGCCGCCGAGCTGGCCGAGCTCGAGGAGCGGGTCAAGGCCCGGGGAGAGCGGGGGTCCGGGCGGGCCGACCTGGTGGCCCGCCACAAGCGCGAGGAGCGTCGCTATCGCACCGACGAGATCCGTGCCGGCCTCACCGAGCTGGCCCGTCGGTATCGCGACGAGCTGACCGTCGCCGCCCGCCCCCAGGCTTCGCTGGCAGCCATCGACGCCGTCACCGAGCTGGCCGACGAACTGGTGCGCAACCCCAACGAGCGCCTCCAGCTGGTGGCCCTGTTCGTCCGCCTCAGCAACCTCGACACCCGCTAG
- a CDS encoding tRNA-queuosine alpha-mannosyltransferase domain-containing protein, translating to MTRRRVLLCEPYATASHRAWAEGLAAHSGHDVTVVTHPGTSWKWRMQGAALTMAEQVDGHVALHGRPDVLVVSEMVHVPAMLGMARRSLAGVPVVVYFHENQLTYPPPREGPPDHTYAMTNWLSMAAADRVVFNSEFHRTEVLDALPDFLSRFPDRRHDHRLDEVAARSTVVPIGVDAELFVLPDRPPDPDRVPLVLWNHRWEYDKAPEDFFAALHALADQGVAFEVAVAGESFRVVPPAFAEARDRLGPRIVHFGTADRAGYVDLIGRADVVVSTARHEFFGIAVVEAMAAGASAVLPRRLAYPELVPTPEPYLYDDEDDLVRSLRTALTDHEGRRAAAGAARAHVARFAWPTVAATYDALVDQLSETPGPTT from the coding sequence GTGACCCGTCGACGGGTCCTCCTCTGCGAGCCCTACGCCACCGCATCGCACCGGGCGTGGGCCGAGGGGCTGGCCGCCCACAGCGGTCACGACGTCACCGTGGTCACGCATCCCGGCACGTCGTGGAAGTGGCGGATGCAGGGCGCGGCGCTGACCATGGCCGAACAGGTCGACGGGCACGTAGCCCTCCATGGCCGCCCCGACGTGCTCGTCGTGAGCGAGATGGTGCACGTGCCGGCCATGCTCGGGATGGCCCGGCGATCGCTCGCCGGCGTTCCCGTCGTCGTGTACTTCCACGAGAACCAGCTGACCTACCCCCCGCCCCGCGAGGGTCCCCCGGATCACACCTACGCCATGACCAACTGGCTGAGCATGGCCGCCGCCGACCGGGTGGTGTTCAACTCCGAGTTCCACCGCACGGAGGTCCTCGACGCCCTGCCGGACTTCCTGTCCCGCTTCCCGGATCGCCGCCACGACCACCGGTTGGACGAGGTGGCGGCTCGTTCGACGGTGGTGCCCATCGGCGTCGACGCCGAGCTGTTCGTCCTCCCCGACCGCCCGCCGGACCCCGACCGGGTGCCCTTGGTGCTCTGGAACCACCGTTGGGAGTACGACAAGGCTCCGGAGGACTTCTTCGCCGCGCTGCACGCGCTGGCCGACCAAGGGGTCGCCTTCGAGGTCGCCGTCGCCGGCGAGAGCTTCCGGGTGGTTCCTCCCGCCTTCGCCGAGGCGCGCGACCGGCTCGGGCCACGGATCGTGCACTTCGGCACCGCCGACCGGGCCGGCTACGTCGACCTCATCGGCCGGGCCGACGTGGTCGTGAGCACCGCCCGGCACGAGTTCTTCGGCATCGCGGTGGTGGAGGCCATGGCCGCCGGCGCGTCGGCGGTCCTCCCCCGGCGCCTCGCCTACCCCGAGCTCGTCCCCACCCCCGAGCCGTACCTCTACGACGACGAGGACGACCTGGTGCGGTCGTTGCGCACCGCCCTCACCGACCACGAGGGCCGCCGCGCCGCCGCCGGCGCGGCCCGGGCCCACGTCGCCCGCTTCGCCTGGCCCACCGTGGCCGCTACCTACGACGCCCTCGTCGACCAGCTGAGCGAGACGCCGGGGCCGACCACGTGA
- a CDS encoding nitroreductase family deazaflavin-dependent oxidoreductase: MGLCRDLGYRHQPPNVVQRLVQSGASTRPGAWLFARLLPPLDRLTHRLTRGRASLPGVLAGLPVLTVTTTGRRSGRPRSTPLISVPLDDDLTLLGTNFGQPSTPAWVLNLEADPEATVEYRQRSVRARARPATDDERERIWAASAGIYGGYRAYQERVTSRTIRLFVLEPLDGGAGDVPEGPTPTGS, translated from the coding sequence ATGGGCCTGTGCCGCGACCTCGGTTACCGCCACCAGCCACCCAACGTCGTGCAGCGCCTGGTGCAGTCGGGCGCGTCCACCCGACCCGGGGCCTGGCTGTTCGCCCGGTTGCTGCCCCCGCTCGACCGTCTCACCCACCGCCTCACCCGGGGCCGCGCCAGCCTGCCGGGCGTGCTCGCCGGCCTCCCGGTGCTCACCGTCACCACGACCGGGCGGCGCAGCGGCCGACCCCGCAGCACGCCCCTCATCTCGGTGCCCCTCGACGACGACCTCACCCTGTTGGGCACCAACTTCGGGCAGCCCTCCACCCCGGCGTGGGTGCTCAACCTGGAGGCCGACCCCGAGGCCACCGTGGAGTACCGGCAGCGATCGGTCCGGGCACGGGCCCGGCCCGCCACCGACGACGAGCGCGAGCGGATCTGGGCCGCCTCGGCCGGCATCTACGGCGGCTACCGCGCCTACCAGGAGCGGGTCACCTCGAGGACGATCCGGCTCTTCGTGCTCGAACCGCTCGACGGCGGTGCGGGTGATGTCCCCGAGGGACCGACCCCGACGGGTTCGTGA
- a CDS encoding sigma-70 family RNA polymerase sigma factor, with the protein MADQATFADQAMEYMPSLYAAAVRMTRNPSDAEDLVQETYLKAYRGFGGFQEGTNLKAWLYRILTNTFINSYRSKKRRPDETELDEVEDLYLYRRLGGLEAAQAGRSAEDELMDWFTDTEVKDAIEALPEQFRLAVLLADVEGFSYKEIAEILDIPIGTVMSRLHRGRKSLQKALYEFALERGLTGRRPSVDDTAPTDDREPAHTGSSRTDDE; encoded by the coding sequence ATGGCCGACCAGGCGACGTTCGCGGACCAGGCGATGGAGTACATGCCGTCGCTCTACGCGGCCGCTGTGCGCATGACGCGCAACCCCTCCGATGCCGAGGACCTGGTGCAGGAGACGTACCTCAAGGCCTACCGAGGGTTCGGCGGGTTCCAGGAGGGCACCAACCTCAAGGCCTGGCTGTACCGCATCCTCACCAACACGTTCATCAACTCGTACCGCTCCAAGAAGCGCCGGCCCGACGAGACCGAGCTGGACGAGGTCGAGGACCTCTACCTCTACCGCCGCCTCGGTGGGCTGGAGGCCGCTCAGGCCGGCCGCAGCGCCGAGGACGAGCTCATGGACTGGTTCACCGACACCGAGGTGAAGGACGCCATCGAGGCCCTCCCCGAGCAGTTCCGCCTGGCCGTGCTGCTGGCCGACGTCGAGGGGTTCTCCTACAAGGAGATCGCCGAGATCCTCGACATCCCCATCGGTACCGTCATGAGCCGCCTGCACCGGGGAAGAAAGTCGCTGCAGAAGGCGTTGTACGAGTTCGCCCTCGAACGTGGGCTCACCGGTCGTCGGCCCAGTGTCGACGACACCGCCCCGACGGACGACCGCGAACCGGCGCACACCGGTTCGTCCCGCACCGACGACGAATGA
- the rsrA gene encoding mycothiol system anti-sigma-R factor, which yields MTDMADHHHHDDRPTDCEEALAEIYTFLDGELTEAKRTAIASHLEGCNPCVEVFDFEAELRMVISTKATEPVPESLRLRISKTLLSFGGDEATDDDDDRAAF from the coding sequence ATGACGGACATGGCCGACCACCACCACCACGACGACCGGCCCACCGACTGCGAGGAAGCCCTCGCGGAGATCTACACGTTCCTCGACGGCGAGCTCACCGAGGCCAAGCGCACCGCCATCGCCTCCCACCTCGAGGGCTGCAACCCGTGCGTGGAGGTCTTCGACTTCGAGGCCGAGCTGCGCATGGTCATCTCCACCAAGGCCACCGAGCCGGTGCCCGAGTCGCTGCGGCTGCGGATCTCCAAGACGCTGCTGTCGTTCGGCGGCGACGAAGCCACCGACGACGACGACGACCGCGCCGCCTTCTGA
- a CDS encoding zinc-dependent metalloprotease, which produces MAGAVDWAFAEKVAVRVAGREPFALSYHHDSLAPDFARFTAQAEELVEAETGLRSLAGPARARVTDRPGWVRANLASFQRLLRPLLDRFGERVDSSPLAPVTTRLAGAELGMMLGWMSTRVLGQYDLLVIEEENPHEQDLVYYVGPNVLSIEKQFAFPPGEFRLWLALHEVTHRAQFTGVPWLREHFIGLVHQTLEAVEPDPQRLFDALGQLTESLRAGRNPLADGGIATLLAGPEQRAVLDQVTGLMSLLEGHGDITMDRAGQGLVPSADRFGRALRQRRQSASGLAKLLQQIIGLEAKLNQYAEGEAFIEAVERRGGPELLHRAWDDPGNLPSRAEIREPQLWIDRVGDRLSAVG; this is translated from the coding sequence ATGGCCGGAGCAGTCGACTGGGCCTTCGCCGAGAAGGTCGCCGTCCGCGTCGCCGGCCGTGAGCCCTTCGCCCTCTCCTACCACCACGACTCGCTGGCCCCGGACTTCGCCCGCTTCACGGCCCAGGCCGAGGAACTGGTCGAGGCCGAGACCGGCCTGCGGTCCCTGGCCGGTCCCGCTCGCGCCCGGGTGACCGACCGACCGGGGTGGGTGCGGGCCAACCTGGCCTCGTTCCAGCGGCTGCTGCGGCCCCTCCTCGACCGCTTCGGCGAACGGGTCGACTCCTCGCCCCTCGCCCCGGTCACCACCCGTCTCGCCGGGGCCGAGCTGGGCATGATGCTCGGTTGGATGAGCACCCGGGTGCTGGGCCAGTACGACCTGTTGGTCATCGAGGAGGAGAACCCCCACGAACAGGACCTCGTGTACTACGTGGGCCCCAACGTGCTGTCGATCGAGAAGCAGTTCGCCTTCCCGCCCGGTGAGTTCCGGTTGTGGTTGGCCCTGCACGAGGTGACCCACCGGGCCCAGTTCACGGGCGTCCCCTGGTTGCGCGAGCACTTCATCGGGTTGGTCCACCAGACCCTCGAGGCGGTCGAGCCCGACCCCCAGCGCCTCTTCGACGCCCTCGGGCAGCTCACCGAGTCGCTGCGCGCCGGGCGCAACCCGCTCGCCGACGGTGGCATCGCCACGCTGTTGGCCGGGCCCGAGCAGCGGGCCGTGCTCGACCAGGTCACCGGTCTCATGAGCCTGCTCGAGGGCCACGGTGACATCACCATGGACCGCGCGGGACAGGGCCTGGTCCCCAGCGCCGACCGCTTCGGGCGCGCCCTCCGCCAGCGCCGCCAGTCGGCGTCGGGGCTGGCCAAGCTGCTCCAGCAGATCATCGGGCTCGAGGCCAAGCTCAACCAGTACGCCGAGGGGGAGGCCTTCATCGAGGCCGTCGAGCGCCGGGGTGGCCCCGAGCTGTTGCACCGGGCCTGGGACGATCCGGGCAACCTCCCCAGCCGGGCCGAGATCCGCGAACCGCAGCTCTGGATCGATCGGGTGGGCGACCGCCTCTCGGCCGTCGGCTGA
- the tilS gene encoding tRNA lysidine(34) synthetase TilS, producing MAAGLLQPDPSLDALLGRCRFPPPGAELCCGVSGGADSLALLALAVRAGCVVTAVHVDHGLRSGSDTEADVVADAARRLGAGFRAERVEVAPGSNLEARARAARHAVLGSRAALGHTADDQAETVLVNLLRGAALDGLAGMRPGPRHPILALRRADTHALCAALGLDPVHDPSNTDPAFVRNRVRHELLPLMADIGGRDPVPLLARQADVLRTVADHLGDEAAGVDPTDAVALRRAPVPVAVEALRRWLRTTSAEGHPPDAATVERVMAVARGENRATDVGGGWRVARTQRRLRLDAPEGHGGV from the coding sequence ATGGCCGCCGGTCTGCTCCAGCCCGATCCCTCCCTCGACGCGCTGCTCGGGCGTTGCCGGTTCCCGCCGCCGGGCGCCGAGCTGTGCTGCGGGGTGTCGGGGGGAGCCGACTCGCTCGCCCTGCTGGCCCTGGCCGTGCGGGCGGGCTGCGTGGTGACCGCGGTGCATGTCGACCACGGGCTGCGGTCCGGATCGGACACGGAGGCGGACGTGGTGGCCGACGCCGCCCGCCGCCTCGGGGCGGGCTTCCGCGCCGAGCGAGTGGAGGTGGCGCCGGGGTCCAACCTCGAGGCCCGGGCCCGGGCGGCCCGCCACGCCGTGCTGGGATCGCGCGCCGCGCTCGGCCACACCGCGGACGACCAGGCCGAGACGGTGCTGGTGAACCTCCTGCGGGGCGCCGCCCTCGACGGGTTGGCCGGGATGCGACCCGGGCCCCGTCACCCGATCCTGGCCCTGCGTCGGGCGGACACCCATGCGCTGTGCGCCGCGCTCGGCCTCGACCCGGTGCACGACCCCAGCAACACCGACCCCGCGTTCGTGCGCAACCGGGTGCGCCACGAGCTGTTGCCCCTCATGGCCGACATCGGCGGGCGCGATCCGGTGCCGCTGCTGGCCCGCCAGGCCGACGTGTTGCGCACGGTCGCCGATCACCTGGGCGACGAGGCCGCCGGCGTCGATCCCACCGATGCCGTCGCCCTGCGTCGGGCTCCGGTGCCCGTGGCCGTCGAGGCCCTGCGCCGTTGGTTGCGCACGACCAGCGCGGAGGGGCACCCGCCCGACGCCGCCACCGTGGAGCGGGTGATGGCCGTGGCTCGCGGCGAGAACCGGGCGACCGACGTCGGAGGCGGATGGCGGGTCGCTCGCACGCAGCGACGGCTGCGCCTCGACGCGCCGGAGGGCCACGGCGGCGTCTGA
- the hpt gene encoding hypoxanthine phosphoribosyltransferase, whose protein sequence is MPDAPDSPGVDRHATDPDLGEVVVSEDELVRRLAELGAEISTDYEGRRPLLVGVLKGAVMFMADLARHIELPVEMDFMAVSSYGSATKTSGVVRIVKDLDIDLSGRDVLVVEDIVDSGLTLNYLLKNLASRNPATLEVCTLIVKDGQQKVEPDLRYVGFRLPNTFLVGYGLDIDERYRELRDVRTYVGP, encoded by the coding sequence GTGCCTGATGCTCCCGACTCCCCCGGTGTCGATCGCCATGCCACCGACCCCGACCTCGGTGAGGTGGTGGTCTCCGAGGACGAGCTCGTCCGGCGCCTGGCCGAGCTCGGCGCCGAGATCAGCACCGACTACGAGGGCCGCCGGCCCCTGCTGGTGGGGGTGCTCAAGGGCGCAGTGATGTTCATGGCCGACCTGGCCCGCCACATCGAGCTGCCCGTGGAGATGGACTTCATGGCCGTCTCGTCCTACGGGAGCGCCACCAAGACCAGCGGCGTGGTGCGCATCGTCAAGGACCTCGACATCGACCTCTCCGGTCGCGATGTCCTCGTCGTCGAGGACATCGTCGACAGCGGTCTCACCCTCAACTACCTGTTGAAGAACCTGGCCTCGAGGAACCCGGCCACCCTCGAGGTGTGCACCCTGATCGTGAAGGACGGCCAGCAGAAGGTCGAGCCCGACCTGCGTTACGTCGGCTTCCGCCTCCCCAACACCTTCTTGGTCGGCTACGGCCTCGACATCGACGAGCGCTATCGCGAGCTGCGCGACGTGCGGACCTACGTCGGGCCCTGA
- the ftsH gene encoding ATP-dependent zinc metalloprotease FtsH: MKLPRPSQISPTTRKWLLVVVAVALVVVAVLVVRARSGTDRTELDLSEFERRIAAGEVATAEVMDRDNAVKGELEDGTEYEVSYPREYGEAITTALVDGDVEIETNNQSESIWTQLLFQLLPVVLLVGAFLWLISNMQGGGRLGSFSRTKAKTSGKETPEVTFADVAGCAEAIEELAEIRDFLAEPERFQALGAKIPKGVLLFGPPGTGKTLLARAVAGEAGAPFFSISGSDFVEMFVGVGASRVRDLFEQAKNDAPAIIFVDEIDAVGRHRGAGLGGGHDEREQTLNQLLVEMDGFDATSGVILIAATNRPDILDPALLRPGRFDRQIVVDQPDLDGRRAILEVHARGKPLGDDVDLGVLARRTPGFTGADLANMLNEAALLAARRRHEGVSMKECEEAIDRLLAGPERKSRVMSDREKRVIAYHEAGHALVGHVLPNTDPIHKISIIARGRALGWTLALPTEDRVLHTRAELVDSMAMLLGGRTAEEMIFGDPTTGAADDIERATRIARAMVTQFGMSDAIGPQQLGHRHGEPFLGREVQGEPDYSDDVAATIDAEVARLVGTARTEAREILTLHRRTLDRLADALVEHETLGDPELADVLAGAQAIDPDEPPADERSRSRPGNEQGTRGASTPQVSRYQAGSPPPREPNP, translated from the coding sequence GTGAAGCTGCCACGTCCGTCCCAGATCTCCCCCACCACTCGCAAGTGGCTGTTGGTGGTGGTGGCCGTCGCCCTGGTGGTGGTGGCGGTGCTGGTGGTGCGGGCCCGCAGCGGTACGGACCGCACCGAGCTCGACCTCAGCGAGTTCGAGCGGCGCATCGCGGCCGGCGAGGTGGCCACTGCCGAGGTCATGGACCGCGACAACGCGGTCAAGGGCGAGCTCGAGGACGGCACCGAGTACGAGGTCAGCTACCCCCGCGAGTACGGCGAGGCGATCACCACCGCCCTGGTCGACGGCGACGTGGAGATCGAGACCAACAACCAGTCCGAGTCGATCTGGACCCAGCTGCTGTTCCAGCTGCTGCCGGTGGTGCTGTTGGTGGGGGCCTTCCTGTGGCTCATCAGCAACATGCAAGGCGGTGGCCGTCTCGGCTCGTTCAGCCGCACCAAGGCCAAGACGTCCGGCAAGGAGACGCCCGAGGTCACCTTCGCCGACGTGGCCGGCTGTGCCGAGGCCATCGAGGAGCTGGCCGAGATCCGCGACTTCCTCGCCGAGCCCGAACGCTTCCAGGCCCTCGGCGCCAAGATCCCCAAGGGGGTGCTGCTCTTCGGGCCCCCGGGCACGGGCAAGACGCTCCTGGCCCGCGCCGTGGCCGGCGAGGCAGGTGCCCCGTTCTTCTCCATCTCCGGCTCCGACTTCGTCGAGATGTTCGTGGGCGTCGGCGCCAGCCGGGTGCGCGACCTCTTCGAGCAGGCCAAGAACGATGCCCCGGCCATCATCTTCGTCGACGAGATCGATGCTGTCGGCCGTCACCGAGGGGCCGGGCTCGGCGGTGGCCACGACGAGCGCGAGCAGACGCTCAACCAGCTCCTCGTCGAGATGGACGGCTTCGACGCCACCTCGGGCGTCATCCTCATCGCCGCCACCAACCGTCCCGACATCCTCGATCCCGCCCTGCTGCGCCCGGGCCGGTTCGACCGTCAGATCGTGGTCGACCAGCCCGACCTCGACGGGCGCCGGGCCATCCTCGAGGTCCATGCCCGCGGCAAGCCCCTCGGCGACGACGTCGATCTCGGCGTCCTGGCTCGGCGCACGCCCGGCTTCACCGGTGCCGACCTGGCCAACATGTTGAACGAGGCCGCGCTCCTCGCCGCCCGGCGCCGCCACGAGGGCGTCTCCATGAAGGAGTGCGAGGAGGCCATCGACCGCCTCCTCGCCGGCCCCGAACGCAAGAGCCGGGTGATGTCCGACCGCGAGAAGCGCGTCATCGCCTACCACGAGGCGGGTCACGCCCTGGTGGGCCACGTGTTGCCCAACACCGACCCCATCCACAAGATCTCGATCATCGCCCGGGGTCGGGCCCTGGGCTGGACCCTCGCCCTGCCCACCGAGGACCGGGTGCTGCACACCCGGGCCGAGCTGGTCGACTCCATGGCGATGCTGCTCGGCGGGCGCACCGCCGAGGAGATGATCTTCGGTGATCCCACCACCGGTGCCGCCGACGACATCGAACGGGCCACCCGCATCGCCCGGGCCATGGTCACGCAGTTCGGCATGAGCGACGCCATCGGTCCCCAGCAGCTCGGGCACCGCCACGGCGAGCCCTTCCTCGGTCGCGAAGTGCAGGGCGAGCCCGACTACAGCGACGACGTCGCCGCCACCATCGACGCCGAGGTGGCCCGTCTGGTGGGCACGGCCCGCACCGAGGCGCGCGAGATCCTCACGCTGCACCGTCGCACCCTCGACCGGCTGGCCGACGCGCTCGTCGAGCACGAGACGCTCGGCGACCCCGAGCTGGCCGACGTGCTCGCCGGGGCGCAGGCCATCGACCCCGACGAGCCGCCCGCCGACGAACGGTCCCGGTCCCGCCCCGGGAATGAACAGGGCACACGCGGTGCTTCAACTCCGCAGGTGAGCCGGTACCAGGCCGGCTCCCCACCTCCTCGGGAGCCGAACCCATGA
- the folE gene encoding GTP cyclohydrolase I FolE yields MVRPSRPVPDRPPHETLPPVDLPRIEAAVREILLAIGEDPDRDGLQNTPGRVARMYSEVFAGLREEPDSHLKVVFEAEHDEMVMVRDIALTSMCEHHLVPFIGKAHVAYIPNEDGRVTGLSKLARLVDAYAKRPQVQERLTAQIADEIERTLQPRGVLVVVEAEHLCMSMRGVKKPGSSTVTSAVRGLFRDSTATRFEAMRYIERS; encoded by the coding sequence CTGGTCCGGCCGTCTCGACCGGTCCCCGACCGCCCGCCCCATGAGACACTGCCCCCCGTGGACCTCCCCCGCATCGAGGCAGCTGTCCGCGAGATCCTCCTCGCCATCGGCGAGGACCCCGACCGCGACGGCCTCCAGAACACGCCGGGTCGCGTCGCTCGCATGTACAGCGAGGTCTTCGCCGGCCTCCGCGAAGAGCCGGACTCGCACCTCAAGGTGGTGTTCGAGGCCGAGCACGACGAGATGGTGATGGTCCGCGACATCGCCCTCACCTCGATGTGCGAGCACCACCTGGTGCCCTTCATCGGCAAGGCCCACGTGGCCTACATCCCCAATGAGGACGGGCGGGTCACCGGTCTGTCCAAGCTGGCTCGTCTGGTCGACGCCTACGCCAAGCGACCGCAGGTGCAGGAGCGACTCACCGCCCAGATCGCCGACGAGATCGAGCGCACCCTGCAACCGCGGGGCGTGCTGGTCGTGGTCGAGGCCGAGCACCTGTGCATGTCGATGCGCGGCGTGAAGAAGCCGGGTTCGTCCACCGTGACCTCGGCGGTCCGGGGGTTGTTCCGCGACAGCACGGCCACCCGCTTCGAGGCCATGCGCTACATCGAACGCAGCTGA